The stretch of DNA CTTTGTTgtcaagctgaagatggataaGATCCTTTGGGAAgtatgtgagttgatctgaACGAACAGTATGTTAGAAGAGTgagaagaacagaaagatCTGACATCACCCACTAGCTGCATGGGTATTTGTACCGTAGCGCAGACTGATCGTGACAACGCATTTACCGCCTATGATCTTGGACCACATTGGTACTGCGTTTCGATCAaacaatctatcaatcaGTCTAGTCTAGTCATCGCATTGTTCGGTTGTTCTTATTGCTTGGCGACTTGATCATCAGCAAACATCAATGATGCTAAACAACAACAAAGCATCGTGTCGGTTGTGGAGTGGGGAGATAGGGACAGATTAGCTCGTTTCATCGATCCTTACGCTGCTTTGTTTATGCATGTTACCGCAGCGTCGTACAGCGTCATGATGTAAGCGGCTATGCATGATTGACTACATCAGCATTACCATGAAGAGCGAACatgggaggaggaacaaCTAGAACGCACTAAAATGTTTGACCTTGTTTCATGTTTCATGTTTCCTTGTCATTTCTCCCCGTTTTGCTTGTGTTTTCCACCTTGTCCCTTACCTCTGCCAAACGCTTCTAGCATGTGTTCCTGTACCTGTGAGTAGGAGCCGATGCACAAGGATCAGATTGAGATGTAAGAGGGTAGATGAAGGGGGATGTATTTCTGATGCATGGTATAatatatgatgtatgttACAGTACAAGGTATGTTTTACCCCACCTGGTGTGATTTAATTTGCGTCAGCATGTCCAGGAATGACATAGACAAGCAAGATACTTACTTCTATTGTATGTTTGCCATCTAATCATCTGTATGTCTGAGATTGTTCTCTATCCAAGCTGGATTAGGGTATACCTGATCGTCCAAACCAACCCACCTAATTCAGCGACATTCGAGATGTCAGTCAGATTCAGaatttcactcactctaGCTAGtactttccctttgatcatcGCTATCGGTACAGGTCCATATTTCCTCGAATCCGTCGAATTGCTCAGGTTATCGCCTACAAGCCATACATGTCCTTTTGGAACTTTGACCCACTGACCTTCACCATTTCTTTTCGGTTTACTCATCAATCCCAACTCCTCATGTGAGATATGTCTATCTTTATCGTGTCCTTCCAATTCTATTATATCTTGAGGTATATCAACCATGAACCCTACACCGGCATTATCGATCCATTTCCTCTGATTACCCCTTCTAGGTTCTATTtctatcaaatcaccttcaacaccTAATACCCTCTTACATACGGTCTGACTCGGATCCATAGGTGAAGTAGCTACCACGACATCACCCCTCTTAGGTCTGTTGGAACGCGTGTGCTTCTCGCTGAATGGTGACCAGTAAGGTAGAGGTGACACCAGTACGCAATCACCGTGTTGCGATAGTGTAGGTAACATTGAGAATCCGGTACATATCCTCAGTTCGACTAAGGTCGTTGAGACTAGATGTAAGGTCGCTAAGATCTGAATGGTTCGGATGGTGGTGGGTAgtagaggtggtggacgATACCGTGAGAAGACATTGCGAAATCGCAAATAGGGACTAGCCATCACGAAGGGCGAAGCTCGCAGAGGATGTATGATGTGTATTCTTAGATGGCTGTCATGTAGATGTCAATGCAACGGATTGATATTCTGATGGTTCTGATGAAATCGCAAGCTGGTAATCGGGCGGGGTTCGGTGCACGCCGTTCACCGAAAGCTATATCCGCACATTATACGGTTTTGATGTAGTCTTACTCGAGGCTATATGCATTCATCGGAAAAAGTGTTCGCCATACTAACCATGCTCAGCTGCCGACATCACCATCCTGTCGTCGGTACCGATAAAGCATGATATCAACGGAAGGCAACATGGAACAGGCTGCCAACAAACGATCAATCATCCCCACCTTGTGCTGGTACGTTTCAGGTTTTTGAGTGGAGGTCTGATCGGATTATATCATCTGAAATGGGATAACGTAATCAACGGAGTGCAAGTCTAGAAAGCACCATTCGTAACCATAACCTTTGTCATCATACgccatcatctcttcccctCGATACTATACTTATACTCGACGACATAGCCCAAGTTGATAATCTCCTCACATCCGACGACAGTGACTGATCGTAATCATACTAGTGGTCGGGACGCATGATCCCATTGTAGGAGATTTTACCTGATCACAACGATACTCCGAGacatcaacatgtcatcacCGCCACCTAACAACAACGACAATCACAATGATCAATCCCTCCCTTCTGCAGAGGCAAATCAAACTCAGAATAATGATCGGACACAATCACGTAACTCGCCTCTTCCCTCCATATCATTCTCCATAAGTATACCCCGCCCGACACCTGGAGCTGCAGACGGTCCggatcagaatcagaatgaGAATCAGAACCAACAGCATTCAGCGGAAGGAAGTGGTGCTCAACCAATCGGCGAAAGGAACAACGGTCATACAGGATCTTCGGCAGCCTCGTCGTTCTTTTGGACGTTCACCATACGTCCTGACGATGgacctgctcctgctcctgctcccgCTCCCTCAACAAATCCCAGTGATGCACCGGGAGGAAACACTTCTACAAATCCTCCCGAAGGCACCTCTAGTGGAGAGGGATCCGGTGGTCAGGCCCAAtcacagcagcagcagcagcagcagcggacGACCCTTCCTCAAGCACCACCATGGATCTTTCCTCCATTCCTTAacttcttcttacccttACGAACGGAACCCCAGCCCAACCCGGAGAAAGCAGCTGAGCTGTTAAGGTCTCTGCCAACCGTCGGAAGgagattgttgatgagggTGGACAGGATCGTAGCAGCACAGGAGACAGATGTTCTGCccgaagagaaaggttggaaatGTGGGGTATGCTTGGAAGGGTTGAAtactgaagaagaagatggacaggACAAGGGAAGACAGAAGGAGGATTCGGGTGAGATGAAAGTTGATGGAAATGCTGAAGAGCAAAAGGAAGACCTAAAGGAGCAGACTAACAGCACTGGTGTAAAAGCGTTACCGTGTAATCATCTGTTTCATGAAAAGTGTTTACAACCTTGGTTTACGACTAAACACACTTGGTGAGTCATCATTTTTATCTTCAATTCTGTAATTATCTGGGGCTAATGGTGACTGTGAACTTTACCCTTATTGGATTCAGTCCCTCCTGCCGACTTGATCTAGATCCTCTCCAAACGCTCAACTCCCCAACTACCCATACGAATACCACCAGACCGAGTCAAACAGGCTCAGGCCGACGATCACCCCATCCATACGCTAGAGATCGCCCAGCGAATGCACCCACAGCCACAGAAAATACAGCTACGACTGAAGGTAATGCCGCGCAGGATCGTACCGCTGGAGGAAATACACATCCAAATCCGTTTATCCCAACTTTAGGACCAGGGTTGTTCCCCTCGGTTGGAATTTCTGGAAGTGGTTTACCAGAAGAGGATAACAGACCATCAATCACATTTATCTTTTCTGGATCGCCACCTCCCGGACTCAATTTACCTGGTATGCCTCCTCGTCCTGATATCCAATTTAGTAACTCCACGGCGCAATCTGCGAATTCAGCTACGTCAGAACAGCAACCTGCGGCTGAAAACCGTGGAAGCGGAACTATCAATCCAGAATCAGCTCAACCTGCTCCTTCGACTCCTGGTTCTGGATCTGTCTTTGATGTTCCTACATTCTTCTCGTCTCCACTTCCAATGGGTAGTAGATCCAGTCCCACTCCTGCACCCGACTTACCCCCTTTGGTCAATCCTGTTCCACACATCGCATCGGCATCTGTACCccctccatcctcttctcagTTGAACGCAACCCCTTCGGTGCCTTCACCTGCTGCTTCGACGAACGCCAACACTTCCACCGAAGGGGATAGACCCAGACCGGAGCGTCGGCCTCACATTACTATAATCCGAAGGACCTCGCCTTCCCCTGCACCAGGTCCTGGCAGTCTACCACCTCCAGGAGGATTGGGTCTAGGAAACCTACCTTTACCTCCGTTCCTCTTTCCCACCATGCCACCAGGGTTTCTGGGTCTTCATCCCAGTCTtccaggtcaaggtcaaggcGGTACCCCTGCTACTCAAAATGCAGCTGGGTCATCCCCAGCATCAGCACCATTCGTTCCTCAATCGCTCGAATCATGGactgaagaaagagagaaaagtcTCGGATGGAGATGTGATGCAGTGGAATGTATCTATGCTCCGCCTACGACGgaggacgacgaagatgtgaatatgatacccgatgaggaagaagaaggtgaagaaggggataAAGAGATGCTGTCGATTTATTCAACCTTACAACCTCCTCTTACAGATGAACAAAAACAagaagagcagaaagatGGGAGTGGAAAATTTGTTTTGTTGGCGTGTCAACACAAATGGCATAGGAAATGCATAGAACTATCTGAACGATCTTGTGGAAGATTACATGATAGAGATGGTCAGGGTGGTAGAATTTGGGTTAGGTGTGAGAAATGTAGGAAAGATGGGTGGGTCAGGTCCAGAAGTAATGTGAAGGATAACAGTACGGTCAGAATGAAAGGAAGCgaggaaagacaaaacaaagatgatcaggatgaggatgaggatgatgggtaCGCTCCTAGTGAGAGGGAAGTGGAGAATTTGGTCAATTGTTGACTAAGTCGAATTGGATAAGCAGGAAGAAGTAATTTAAGGAATGTTGGACCGagtgatcatcatatcaagGCCTGCTCTCTCACGAATAATACAAcgattcatcaatatcgGATATGGGGATGGAGGTGGGTTTGGGAATGGTTTAATGGGCACGACTCATCTTTAAAGATCGGATTTAAAGAACAGGTCTTTGTACAGTACCTATCTATTTTAGACAGATTagaacatcatcttcatcattatcatcaaatGTAGCTttacttgtacttgtacttaTATTTTGTATCATATCCAGGAAATACATTCATACCATGCATAGGATAGTTATCGATCATGAATACCGCTCAGACCTATTGGGCAAGGTTTCCATTCCTGATACGATAATTTACGCCATCCTGCGGGCAATGTCGACAATGGAGTCGAAGAATCCTTGTCCGTCATCGATGTATTGACATCGGGTCTCGTAACCGTTGAAGCTGCAGTTCTTCTTCGCATTTCAAGTATCTGTGTATAATATCTAAGTCAGAATATGATATGCAGATTGAAAAGAGCAAATGTGAACTTACACTCTTGAATTCGgtcaacctttcttccatcttttctATATTTGCATCGTCCATCGACGGGTTGTTGTCATTCAAGTCCATTCCTATCTCTAATCCTTTcagaccatcttcttcctcttccatttCAAGCTCAGGTAAGAAATCGTCCATCCCATTGATATTTGAGTGGATTCCATTGTCCGAAAGTAACTTGAACAAACGACGTACACTACGTTTTGTCACaaaatcagtcagtcagtccAGATGAAACCGTATCTCAATTTTTCACTGAACAGACTCacactatatcatcatgtaaTTCCAACATCGAAGCTAACAACCTCTTGACTAATTcatttttctcttcttccagcaACCGCAatgcttcttcaccttcctcttcattttTCCATAACCAAATGAACCATATGGCCAAGTTCCATCTGAAACTCCGTTGATCATTCTGCTTCTCTTTCGCGTTGACATCGACCTCACTCCTATGACCAGTATAGCCATTAACTTGTCCCTGATTCGGATCATGAGAATTGGGATTCAAGAGGATATCTAGTATTTTCGAAGATAGCTGAGAAGGTAAATCTGGATGAGAAGTCTGTTGTAAatgttgaagaaggggtAACCAAATTTTCAGTAGTGGTGTTGTTGGTGTTATAGATGTGAGAGGCGCTCTTTTCCTGTGAAATTTAAGAAGAACAACGGTTCATTTAGCTGACTCTTTCTGTTTATAAGTGTCTCTAGAAAGGATTAAGACCCACTGTATAGACGAAGGTACCAATCCCCCTTCACCAATCAATACATTCACTATTAACCTCAAATCATGATTCTGTAACgatcctttgatcttgttcaaTTCCAGCGCAGATTGATCTTGTTCCCttacttctttctccctcaaTCTGAATTTGATaactttcttccatctcttgatcAACCCTTCTACTCTtcgttcatcctctttcatccgTTCTAGTACTCCCGGTGGAAGAGATGctgatgtcgaagatgaagatagaagagggagaaaagagTAGTAATGTAAGTATGATATGCAAGATAGGAGAGACTGGTGTAAAAGAGCcaaaggaggaagatcctCATGGGTTGCTCGGTGTCTTAGGGCAATTAGAGATGGGGGAATGGAGAGTGATGAGGCGAGATGGGATATCGGACGGGCGTAGGGACCTATAGGAGTGTGTCAGTATAGTTTTAGGGATCTTTATACAAATAGGATGCTACATCCTAGTGAGATAACAGACTTACCATTCTGTAGAGGATCAACTAAACCGTTGATAAATCGCACAATAGCcataccaatcatcatcctcgatctCTGAGATTCTTCCACGCCTTGTGGTGGGTAAGGTAACAGTTCGACGGATACCAAGGAATGTAAGAGGTGAATGAAAGTGGGACAAGAGGGGGAAGATATGTATATGCTCATCTACATATTTGAAGGATAATTAGCGAGATATGGCTACCAACAGCGAGATGGACCATATAAATGAATGCAACAGGGCTATAGTAGTTTTGATCATGTTTTACTCACTCTGGCTAGTCCTCTACGCCTGGAATGGACATCCGCATTAGGTGCGAACAGCATCTCGTACAGCTCTTCAAGCTCTGATCGTGATGACCATGGTGTCCTCTTCGGGGCTTTCATCGTGTGGTGTCCAGCGGTATTTCGGAATGAACGGGTAGTATGAGTGTTGTCGCGAAGGCTTCAGCTGGCTGTGACAATGGACAGAGCactgattgatggatgcATCTACgagtgagattgagtttTGGAAATTTGGTTCGAATCTCTGAACATCCAAAACACGAAAACATCAATAGGACATACTTCCGTCGGATGTAGAAGTCGCACTGGCTCATGTCTTGTCGAGAACAGCATAGGATCACCCAGCAAAGCAATGGATTGCAAACCTATATGTTTCTCTTGTTGTATGAAGGTTCTCCAGTACACGACAGTCCGGAAACAGCATACGCAGACCCCCTAAGAATCACAGATTGCAAAGCTACATGTTTCTCTGTTTATATGGGAATATTCATCGAGCACCATCGATGATCAGACATATTCGTATATAGTATCTAGTATATCTATCCTTATGCAGGTGGATAATGTCCTACCCAAAGTATCGTTGAAACTGTACTCCAGATAACACACCATCCAATCCAGTATTTACCTATTCTAGTCAACCTGATATACCCTCGTTCACCTATTATTTTCCTTCTATCCTGACTACTTTCGTTCTCTTTGTTTTCCCAGTTGACAGCTAATCCAGCTATGTTCCACCAAATTACAGGATCGGTCATACAAGTCCTTAGTAATATCTGAGTATGCGAGTTGAACAGTAAAAGTAACATCATCAAGgtatgatgtatatataagaCCAGTATTTCGGATCGAGCGTGGTGCCTTCTTTGAGCTGTATGACAGGAGAGGACGATCTTCTTAATTCCCAGGACCGATGTGAGGAATATAGGTAGGGGTAATAAAATGTTTGGGATGTTTGGGATAGTCCAATAGTTGAGGAAACCTATATTCCTGATGGAGTGAAGCAGAACAAATCAGCTGCTAACGGATGACATATTGATTACCTAGGTCTGAAGCTGGTTTAAACGTGATGTTCTACTCACCAATACTCCTTCTGAACAAACCCATAAACGAATGGTAGTCGACTTTCGCACCATGGTCTTCTCGGCTCCTCATCCCGATGGCAAAATGACTGGTACGCGTACCACTGAAATATCAAAAAGGGTGATACGGTCAATACACCTGGTATGACGAGCTTGTATGGTCGAGTGAGCAACCTCTACACGAGAcaggtatgtcagcttgtcaCTGTGATATAGCATCCGGATTGACAGACAGGTACATAGGTCGACTAGTCAGTGTACTCACTCTGAATAAGACCTTGAGTGTTATTCGATCCACCGAGAGTCCTTCCGACAATCCTACTCCACCTAGAATCAAGATATTGAATATCCCCGTAGCTCTTAAACCCGTCGAGCAAGCAAATATCAGCCCCGACAACAGATATTGTCGTTTGACTATCAACAGATATGCCCCTAGGAACGTTGTGAATGCGTACAAAGGCTCAGTATATGGTAAAGAAGGTACTGGTGTAGGCGGGATCATATATAGTATCGTAGTGAGCAGGGCGGAGGTAGGGTTATACAGGTGGACTGTAAGCCTTTACAACCAATATGCAGCAGCAAGGGGGGTCAGCATCTTGCTTTAGCTGGAAATTTGCGCAAAGAGGGATTCTGTTTTGATGCATCAAGCTCACTTGTACAGTATAACACTGGCTCCTACCCATGCTACAGCACTAACTCCCACACCACTCCAAATGATATCCTCGACTTCCATTTCTCGCCCTGTGATGCAAGCTACGCTTTGACCCAACAACCGCAATAGCCCCATCAGAAGAGGCTGAAAAGCCAATTGCTGCTCAAACTCGTACCCATTCTGACCTATCGAAGCGAAGTGAATAGCATCCCATCGTAGACCCGGTAAATTATCGGGGGAGAGTAGAAACTGAGACGAATCGAAGGGTGTTATGAGTTTAGATAGAATGTAAAGCAGGGAGATGTGGATGAGTCGAATGGAAGTACCtagtatgatgatgaggagtgTGGGCGACTGAGTCACCTTCAAGATAGGCGTAGGTGTAGAGGACGCTAAGGTGGTCATTGCATCTTGAGTCATACTTTGATGAGGCCGGTAGATTGTtaaagaaagagaaaagtcATATGTGCGTTTTGGATGACTTGGATTCTTTGCAACCTGCATggtcaacctccactttcccAACTCTGGTCAAACTTTGCactgatgaagaggtaaCAATGACGGATTATGATCATGGTCTGTTCAGAATAGGATTGCATTTGTTGTCCATCCGTGACACATATGAATGAGTATAAATGGTATGGTGCCGGTATGTTTACAAAAATGTATATACAAGAAAGACTTTTAATATATGAGATTTCCACAATCTCTTTTATTTATTCGTTACATTGATCGTTAACTACATCCTTTTTCATTTGATATGGGGGAGTAGTCGATGTCAACGAAGGGAAGTAGAATTGAATTCTTCCAATACCCTTTTAACGaattttgattctgatttggATTGATCGCCTGTAGTCCAATGAACAGGTGAACGATCGAAACTATTCATCattaccatcatcagctatcatcctTTGCCATTAACGTGATAGACCAGATTTACCCATTAAAAGTACTTGCTGCACATAAAGTATAAGCACCCATTTCGGTCCATCCTACCCAAtctcccacttccatcccCTTAGGCATATCGACCAACTGCCTTACGCAATCGATAGAATCGCACGTGGGTCCCCACACGCTCGCTTTCTCCGTGTTGGTATATCCCATTTGAACTGGTAGATCGACATCGACAGCGACGTTGGGCAAAGGCGGGAAAGGTGGTGCGGTAGAAGTGAGATCACCACCGATGGTaagaggatggggatgaacGATCTGGTGATCGAACATGATACAGTTGAAAGAACCGTAGACACCATCGTTGATGTAATACATCACATCGGCGGCACCTTCagtcttctcctcttcttcttgttcttcagctGGCGCAGGGGCACCGGCGATAGGTTGTTGAGCTCGTCTAGAGGCGATGATGGAAGTGGCAAGGGTGAAGGCTGATGGAGAATGAATGTCAGTCAAAACCTTCCCATAATGGTTACGCTTCAAATCATGGGACTTACCACTTGAAACCATGAATCTTCCAGGTTCAGCGATGATTCTGACTCCACTTTCTTCAGGGAAGTACAAGTCGAAACTATCCTTTAACACCTGAGTCATCTCTGGGAAAGTTTCTCTTTCAAAACCACCACCGATATCAAGTAACGTGAAATCGTATCCCGCTAATTTACCCATATCGAAGACTTTTCTAGCTCTCCATACCGCATCGGCAAATTGCATCGGATCTTTACATCCTGAACCGACATGAAAAGAAACCCCAACAACGTTCAGATCCAATTTTTTGGCCAATGCTAATAATCCTGGACAAGTTGATAAAGGCGCACCAAATTTCAAACCCAATCTGCACAAAGACTTGGAATCGTCTGTAAGGATTCTCAAGACTAGTTTAGCAGTAGGATAaagcttcttgatcttgtaGAGTTCATCGGCATTATCGAAAGTCATCATCTCGACTCCCTTGACAGCGGCATTCTTGATGAATGATGCGGGTTTACAAGGGTTGGCGAAGATAATTCTATCGggagaaggagcagatgGGAGTGACAACACAGCGTTGATCTCCGACATGGAGGCACAGTCGAAGGAGGTTCCCAAGAGTGAAAGTAGGTGTAAAACTTGAGGTGAAGGGTTACACTTGGTCGCATAGAAAATTTCTACTCGTTTGCCGATAGGCGAGTTCTTCCATTCTAAGtaagattgatagattgcTGAAAGATCACATGCGAAGaaagctgattcatcatcatccgattgTTGAACTCTTGACGAGATGATTTGTTGTATCAACGCGTGAACGGATTTCTCGTGGATCGTAGATGACAATGCTGGATGTTCTTCGTCGTATCCTGAGCATACCGAAGGAGCGGTCGTAGGTGGGGTGGGCAGGTTCCTGCTAGCCAAATAAGGTAATCTAGCTGTAGGGTCAACGACTTTCACCAAGTCATTGACTGAAGTTGGAGTTGGAAGTGCTTGTTGTTCCGCCCAAGTGGTTTGTTCTTGGGAGATAGCGACCTCAGTCGGGGTCATGTAACCTTTGACGGTGGTGGCGGCCATTTTTACTATTCGTATCTTCTGTTCTAAGTACAGGCGAATGCGAGCGGAAAGAGGGGGGTGGCGATGAGGGATTTTTGGGGGAAGATGGCGGATGATTTTATTGGTCGTCCGTCGTCCCAGAGGGTATATTTGCCACCTAACAAATCAAAAGAAAGTCAGCTTCTGCTCTTGTATCCATTGAGATGTTCATCTACGCCCCCGAAAGAAccgtcctcatcttccgacCTCCTTTTCCCAAGAGATGTATGTTGTACTCACAGTCAGGGTGCAACGTGTCGGGGTCACACGTGTACGCGAGAGAGGGTGGTGACGACGGCTATGCTAAGGAGAGCGTTGGTGGACGCTTCGTTAACAAGTTTACCAAGGTATGTATGGCCTTTTTTGTCGAttgagagagagaaagggaaagagaaaggaaaacaaagatgatgattttcgACAAGTCCCAATTGCCCACTACCAAATTCCCATTGAACGTAGTGATGGAGGTAGTTTGGATTACATTTTCAGACTGGCACTGCACCAAGGGTAATGGGAGAAGGATTACAATTTTTGTAAATAGGGTAAATAATAGCCCATGCGTCATGATTGTTCCTTTCTTTTAGTGCGCTCAGCGGCATTATCGCATTTGTGGCACCTACTCCCTGCTATCACAACAATAAGTATGAATAAGAATAGGCAAGAGCCTGCTTTGAATGATTCGTCTTAGGACTGGAATTCGAATATGATCCGAGTGATACTTGATGAACGTTCGTGAGTgagaagtcgatgatatcagatCTTGACGATCAATTGTCTAAGCACACTGATGCGCAAAGCAGGGCAGACCGAAAAATACGCTACACTCAATCATACCCTCCTTTGACCGTCCATCGTGAGAATTAAGCGAGAAAGTCGAGCTCAATGTCAAGATTGGTATTGTCCACGCAATATGTTACTGTCCGAAAGACATGGCATCAGGTGAGGTATTCGGATTGGCCAACATTCAAGTCACACATCGCATCGACACTCCGTTGTGGTGGGTATATAGTCGATACTGTACTGAAATCAGTTGATTCTGGTGATTCGTAGAAATGTAATGGGTTACTAATGGTGTAACGGAGGATGTCCGTGCGCAATGCCCCCGATATTGATTTCTCGACCGAATGGTATTCACTCGACTTTGCATGATTATCGTTCTGATTCATAACTATTAACTCTGATTGTGATCTCTTTCCTTACTCACACACCATCATATAGCTCTGTGCATACAAACACAAACACTCACAGCGACCTACTCAATACCTTCGATACGCGAGAAGCGAATATAATCaggatgatcttcttgcCACTCAATTTGATCGTCCACTGCATCTTATCGATATCACCACGAGTCCTCGGCTTCATTCAAGACCCCTACAATCCTTATCCCTCCAATACTTCACTGGACGGTGATCTATTCAACCCAAAAGCCACCGATGATATAAGCATCCCCAATCCGGAGCATGTACGGTTCATTGGTTGCATCTCATTTGGTGGGTTTCAAGAACTGTTACAGGAAAATGGAGTTCAAGGGGTATATCTGCCATCAAGGGATGGGTGTATAGTGAGTTCATCCCTCtaattcttcaccttctacccTACCACTTCCTCGCTTGATACTGTATGGTCATATCAGATAGGTATCGTAATCAGA from Kwoniella europaea PYCC6329 chromosome 2, complete sequence encodes:
- a CDS encoding signal peptidase I; its protein translation is MASPYLRFRNVFSRYRPPPLLPTTIRTIQILATLHLVSTTLVELRICTGFSMLPTLSQHGDCVLVSPLPYWSPFSEKHTRSNRPKRGDVVVATSPMDPSQTVCKRVLGVEGDLIEIEPRRGNQRKWIDNAGVGFMVDIPQDIIELEGHDKDRHISHEELGLMSKPKRNGEGQWVKVPKGHVWLVGDNLSNSTDSRKYGPVPIAMIKGKVLARVYPNPAWIENNLRHTDD